In a single window of the Eleginops maclovinus isolate JMC-PN-2008 ecotype Puerto Natales chromosome 6, JC_Emac_rtc_rv5, whole genome shotgun sequence genome:
- the crfb16 gene encoding cytokine receptor family member B16 isoform X1, whose amino-acid sequence MSLLLMVLLYVTECVFTLPAPSRVFMESVDMRHVLKWRPLQAACSTAVQYSVQFQGEFELSVLNGSWVDAPECQLTSDPRCDLTFDLGSDSNYSLRVRACCGAATSAWTELGLPFNRRDTVLTAPEMSVTAVGDSLEVSFRKLPLNAAVQVTVWRRDHEAVVHWMPAEQRLLSVSGLQEALYCVRAQTVLQDQLRSDSTDKHCVSITGPDAPWRKPTAVSLSVVFTAGFLLAVFWCVAHCRPDRCKTFFRKEPLPHTLRPDWVIQIPMSPEEEELCERIQVCANPKTCPPEDLRP is encoded by the exons ATGAGTCTGCTGCTGATGGTCCTGCTGTACGTTACTGAAT GTGTGTTCACGCTGCCGGCTCCCAGCAGAGTCTTCATGGAGTCTGTTGACATGAGGCACGTCCTGAAGTGGCGCCCCCTGCAGGCAGCGTGCAGCACTGCAGTCCAGTACAGCGTCCAGTTTCAGGG AGAGTTCGAGTTGTCGGTGCTGAACGGCAGCTGGGTCGACGCCCCCGAGTGTcaactgacctctgaccctcgCTGTgacctgacctttgacctcggCTCCGACTCCAACTACAGCCTGCGGGTTCGAGCGTGTTGCGGCGCCGCCACCTCGGCCTGGACCGAGCTCGGACTGCCGTTCAACCGCAGAGACA CGGTCCTGACGGCTCCGGAGATGTCGGTGACGGCGGTCGGTGACTCTCTTGAGGTGTCGTTCAGGAAGCTTCCTCTCAACGCCGCCGTCCAGGTGACGGTGTGGAGGAGAGACCacgag GCTGTGGTGCACTGGATGCCGGCGGAGCAGCGCTTGCTGTCGGTGTCTGGCCTGCAGGAGGCGCTGTACTGCGTCCGGGCTCAGACCGTCCTGCAGGATCAGCTCCGGAGCGACAGCACCGACAAACACTGCGTCTCCATCACAG GTCCAGACGCCCCCTGGAGGAAGCCGACGGCGGTGTCACTGAGCGTCGTCTTCACGGCCGGCTTCCTGCTCGCGGTCTTCTGGTGCGTCGCTCACTGCCGTCCGGATCGCTGCAAAACGTTTTTCCGTAAAGAGcctctgccacacacactg AGACCTGATTGGGTGATTCAGATCCCTATGAgcccggaggaggaggagctttGTGAGCGGATCCAGGTGTGCGCCAACCCTAAAACCTGCCCCCCTGAGGACCTGCGACCCTGA
- the crfb16 gene encoding cytokine receptor family member B16 isoform X2, whose protein sequence is MSLLLMVLLYVTECVFTLPAPSRVFMESVDMRHVLKWRPLQAACSTAVQYSVQFQGEFELSVLNGSWVDAPECQLTSDPRCDLTFDLGSDSNYSLRVRACCGAATSAWTELGLPFNRRDTVLTAPEMSVTAVGDSLEVSFRKLPLNAAVQVTVWRRDHEVRGCGALDAGGAALAVGVWPAGGAVLRPGSDRPAGSAPERQHRQTLRLHHRSRRPLEEADGGVTERRLHGRLPARGLLVRRSLPSGSLQNVFP, encoded by the exons ATGAGTCTGCTGCTGATGGTCCTGCTGTACGTTACTGAAT GTGTGTTCACGCTGCCGGCTCCCAGCAGAGTCTTCATGGAGTCTGTTGACATGAGGCACGTCCTGAAGTGGCGCCCCCTGCAGGCAGCGTGCAGCACTGCAGTCCAGTACAGCGTCCAGTTTCAGGG AGAGTTCGAGTTGTCGGTGCTGAACGGCAGCTGGGTCGACGCCCCCGAGTGTcaactgacctctgaccctcgCTGTgacctgacctttgacctcggCTCCGACTCCAACTACAGCCTGCGGGTTCGAGCGTGTTGCGGCGCCGCCACCTCGGCCTGGACCGAGCTCGGACTGCCGTTCAACCGCAGAGACA CGGTCCTGACGGCTCCGGAGATGTCGGTGACGGCGGTCGGTGACTCTCTTGAGGTGTCGTTCAGGAAGCTTCCTCTCAACGCCGCCGTCCAGGTGACGGTGTGGAGGAGAGACCacgaggtcagag GCTGTGGTGCACTGGATGCCGGCGGAGCAGCGCTTGCTGTCGGTGTCTGGCCTGCAGGAGGCGCTGTACTGCGTCCGGGCTCAGACCGTCCTGCAGGATCAGCTCCGGAGCGACAGCACCGACAAACACTGCGTCTCCATCACAG GTCCAGACGCCCCCTGGAGGAAGCCGACGGCGGTGTCACTGAGCGTCGTCTTCACGGCCGGCTTCCTGCTCGCGGTCTTCTGGTGCGTCGCTCACTGCCGTCCGGATCGCTGCAAAACGTTTTTCCGTAA
- the cldn15la gene encoding claudin 15-like a produces the protein MSTAVEATGFIMCMISWLITGSALANDYWKISTVSGSVIISQRQFENLWHACAENSAGIAECRDFESLLALPAHIQACRALMIISLMLGLGAMVVSLLGLKCIKIGTATDQTKAKMAVIGGILSILGGLCCMIAASWYASRVVEDFHDPFTGGVKFELSTGLYMGWGGSCLSILGGAFLCSACKRASPAGKKGGYYGNKPQKVYTATAKSDPDSGRAYV, from the exons ATGTCGACGGCTGTGGAAGCGACCGGGTTCATCATGTGCATGATCAGCTGGCTGATCACCGGCTCCGCGCTGGCCAACGACTACTGGAAGATCTCCACGGTGTCTGGCAGCGTCATCATCTCTCAGAGGCAGTTCGAGAACCTGTGGCATGCCTGCGCCGAAAACAGCGCCGGCATCGCCGAGTGTCGAGACTTCGAGTCGCTGCTCGCCCTCCCCG CTCACATCCAGGCGTGCCGCGCTCTGATGATCATCTCTCTGATGCTCGGACTCGGCGCAATGGTCGTCTCTCTGCTCGGACTCAAGTGCATCAAGATCGGAACGGCCACCGACCAAACCAAGGCCAAGATGGCCGTCATCGGGGGAATCCTGAGCATACTTGGTG gTCTGTGCTGCATGATAGCAGCTTCGTGGTACGCCTCCAGAGTCGTGGAGGACTTCCATGATCCGTTCACCGGGGGCGTGAA gtttgagCTGAGCACAGGTCTCTACATGGGGTGGGGAGGGTCGTGTCTCTCCATCCTGGGAGGAGCCTTCCTCTGCTCGGCCTGTAAGAGAGCCTCACCTGCAGGAAAGAAAgg CGGCTACTATGGAAACAAGCCTCAGAAAGTCTACACTGCAACAGCCAAATCTGACCCAGATTCAGGCAGAGCATAcgtctaa
- the saga gene encoding S-arrestin a, producing the protein MLVSFFSSGITHPPPSISSNMSPKNVVFKKICNDKSVAVYMGRRDFVDHVDSVDPVDGVILIDHQALQGRKVFVSLCCTFRYGRDDMNVMGVAFRRELHLSSRQVYPPLQDRESSIHSRTQAKLLRKLGDNAYPFFFEFPDNLPCSVALQPGPNDSGKQCAVEFEIKAFSVENLDTKPRKRSTVTLTIRKVQYAPDSEEPAPSAEISREFVMSDKPLHVKASLDKEMYYHGQAVKVNVSITNDSSKHIKSIVVSVDQISTVVLYSNDSYVKCVALEEPGDTLAPGESLQRVFTLLPLLANNRERRGIALDGKLKHEDTNLASSSIIKEGVLKEVMGIMVSYRVLVKLVIGGMMGSSEVDLEVPFRLMHSKPDPVKESEMEEEMEFQEFKRSYLKGMIDDDEDDGNVSAGDDIAPKEK; encoded by the exons ATGCTTGTCTCCTTCTTTTCCTCAGGCATCACTCACCCTCCGCCCTCCATCAGCTCCAACATGAGCCCAAAAAATGTGGTTTTCAAGAAGATTTGCAATGACAAGTCG GTCGCAGTCTACATGGGGAGAAGAGACTTTGTGGACCATGTGGATTCTGTGGATCCAGTGG ATGGCGTCATCCTCATAGACCATCAGGCTCTGCAGGGCAGGAAAG TGTTCGTCTCCCTGTGCTGCACCTTTCGATACGGCAGGGATGATATGAACGTCATGGGGGTGGCTTTCCGCCGGGAGCTGCACCTGTCCAGCCGGCAGGTTTACCCCCCGCTGCAGGACCGGGAGAGCTCCATCCACAGCCGGACGCAGGCCAAACTGCTGCGCAAGCTGGGAGACAACGCATACCCCTTCTTCTTTGAG TTCCCGGACAACCTGCCTTGCTCGGTGGCTCTGCAGCCAGGGCCAAACGATTCAGGAAAG CAATGTGCCGTGGAGTTTGAGATCAAAGCCTTCAGCGTTGAGAACCTGGACACTAAACCCCGCAAACG GAGCACCGTGACGCTGACGATCCGGAAGGTGCAATACGCTCCGGACAGCGAGGAGCCGGCGCCATCTGCGGAAATCAGCAGGGAGTTCGTCATGTCGGACAAACCGCTGCACGTCAAGGCCAGCCTGGACAAAGAG ATGTATTACCACGGCCAGGCTGTCAAAGTGAACGTCAGCATCACAAATGACTCGAGCAAACACATCAAGAGCATCGTCGTCTCCG TGGATCAGATCTCCACCGTGGTGTTGTACTCCAACGACAGCTACGTCAAATGTGTGGCCCTCGAGGAGCCTGG GGACACGCTGGCTCCAGGAGAGAGTCTGCAGAGAGTCTTCACGCTGCTGCCTCTGCTGGCCAACAACCGCGAGAGGAGGGGCATCGCTCTGGACGGGAAGCTGAAGCACGAGGACACCAACCTGGCCTCGTCCAGCAT TATCAAAGAGGGAGTCCTGAAGGAGGTGATGGGGATCATGGTCTCATACCGAGTCCTGGTGAAGCTCGTCATCGgagg GATGATGGGATCGAG tgaGGTCGATCTGGAAGTTCCCTTCAGACTGATGCATTCTAAACCTGACCCag TGAAGGAGAG tgagatggaggaggagatggagttCCAAGAGTTCAAGCGCTCCTACCTGAAGGGGATGATCGATGACGACGAGGACGATGGAAACGTGTCGGCCGGTGACGACATTGCACccaaagagaaataa